In Rhizobiales bacterium NRL2, a genomic segment contains:
- a CDS encoding pseudouridine synthase: MDDKERIAKRLARAGIASRREAERMIEAGRVKLNGQVLKSPAVNVGPDDTIEVDGKAVGEPDSIRLWRYHKPAGLLTTARDDLGRATIYDHLPKRLPRVVPVGRLDLNSEGLLLLTNDGGLKRGLELPGNAWTRTYRVRAYGAVKPELLEDLKRGITVDGEKFGAIEVTAERSGGRNTWLTVSLNEGRNREVRRALDAVGLTVNRLIRTAYGPFRLGELGSGQVVEVPGNELRRAARGLVDMPRTRDADRRR, encoded by the coding sequence ATGGATGACAAGGAGCGGATCGCCAAGCGTCTGGCCCGGGCGGGCATCGCCAGCCGCCGGGAGGCCGAACGCATGATCGAGGCCGGCCGGGTGAAACTGAATGGTCAGGTACTGAAGTCGCCCGCGGTCAATGTCGGGCCCGATGACACGATCGAGGTCGACGGCAAGGCGGTCGGCGAACCCGATTCGATTCGTCTCTGGCGCTATCACAAGCCGGCGGGCCTTCTGACGACGGCGCGCGACGACCTGGGACGGGCCACGATCTACGATCACCTTCCGAAACGCCTGCCCCGGGTGGTGCCGGTGGGCAGGCTGGACCTGAATTCGGAGGGGCTGCTGCTGCTCACCAATGACGGCGGCCTGAAGCGCGGTCTGGAACTGCCCGGCAATGCCTGGACGCGCACCTACCGCGTGCGCGCTTACGGCGCGGTGAAACCGGAATTGCTGGAAGACCTGAAACGGGGCATCACCGTCGACGGCGAGAAGTTCGGCGCCATCGAGGTCACTGCGGAACGCAGCGGCGGACGCAACACGTGGCTCACGGTCTCCCTCAACGAAGGCCGCAACCGGGAGGTCCGCCGCGCCCTGGACGCCGTGGGCCTGACGGTGAACCGGCTGATACGCACCGCCTATGGCCCCTTCCGTCTGGGCGAACTGGGCAGCGGCCAGGTGGTCGAGGTGCCGGGCAACGAACTGCGCCGGGCCGCGCGCGGTCTGGTCGACATGCCGAGGACGCGGGATGCGGATCGTCGGCGGTAG
- a CDS encoding 16S rRNA (guanine(966)-N(2))-methyltransferase RsmD, with translation MRIVGGSFRGLTLAEVDAGGIRPTSDRSREGLFNILAHNPAYAGENGPAPAGLDVLDVFAGTGALGLEALSRGAASVAFMENAPAALKILRANIARAGAGPATRVLEADATRPGRARGTFGLVLMDPPYGVGLAATALVALQDGGWLAEAALAVIETDRREELTLPDGFEKLDERVYGRARLHFARRG, from the coding sequence ATGCGGATCGTCGGCGGTAGTTTCCGCGGGCTGACGCTGGCGGAGGTGGATGCCGGCGGCATCCGTCCGACCTCCGACCGCAGCCGGGAGGGACTGTTCAACATCTTGGCGCACAACCCCGCCTATGCGGGCGAAAACGGCCCCGCCCCGGCCGGGCTGGACGTGCTCGACGTCTTCGCCGGCACCGGCGCGCTGGGCCTGGAGGCGCTCTCGCGCGGCGCGGCCAGCGTCGCATTCATGGAGAACGCGCCCGCGGCGCTGAAGATCCTGCGGGCCAACATCGCCCGCGCCGGCGCTGGCCCCGCAACCCGCGTGCTGGAGGCCGACGCCACCCGGCCCGGCCGGGCGCGCGGGACGTTCGGCCTGGTCCTGATGGACCCGCCCTATGGCGTAGGTCTGGCGGCAACGGCGCTCGTGGCGCTGCAGGACGGCGGCTGGCTGGCGGAAGCCGCGCTGGCGGTCATCGAGACGGACCGGCGCGAGGAGCTGACATTGCCCGACGGCTTCGAGAAGCTCGACGAGCGCGTCTACGGCCGCGCCCGCCTGCACTTCGCCCGGCGCGGATAA
- a CDS encoding dodecin flavoprotein: protein MSDAVYRRIEVVGSSTKSVEDAIQGAVARANETLRHVDWFEVAETRGHVENGKIAHYQVVVKVGFRMDE, encoded by the coding sequence ATGAGCGACGCTGTGTATCGCCGGATCGAGGTCGTCGGATCGTCCACCAAGAGCGTCGAGGACGCCATCCAGGGCGCCGTCGCCCGCGCCAACGAAACCCTGCGCCATGTCGACTGGTTCGAGGTGGCCGAAACCCGCGGCCATGTCGAGAACGGCAAGATCGCCCACTATCAGGTGGTGGTGAAGGTCGGCTTCCGGATGGACGAGTGA
- a CDS encoding GCN5 family acetyltransferase, with product MFAGMSSEDARPVLKGPRIYMRPPIANDWRMWAEVRAESRAFLEPWEPTWPADALSRLSFRRRVRLYQRDARADQAYAFFIFSLDDDQLLGGLTLSNVRRGVTQSASAGYWMGRRFARRGYMAAALTLVVDWAFGEMGLHRVEAACLPENEPSSDLLRKCGFSEEGYARQYLRIDGRWRDHLLFAILEGDPRPDFS from the coding sequence ATGTTCGCGGGCATGTCGAGCGAGGACGCGCGACCGGTTCTGAAGGGGCCGCGGATCTACATGCGGCCGCCCATAGCGAACGACTGGCGCATGTGGGCCGAGGTCCGGGCCGAAAGCCGCGCCTTCCTGGAGCCGTGGGAACCGACATGGCCCGCCGACGCGCTCTCGCGGCTCAGCTTCCGCCGCCGCGTGAGGCTCTATCAGCGCGATGCGCGCGCCGATCAGGCCTATGCCTTCTTCATCTTCTCCCTTGACGACGACCAGCTTCTGGGCGGGCTGACCCTGTCGAACGTGCGCCGCGGCGTTACCCAGTCGGCCTCCGCCGGCTACTGGATGGGCCGGCGCTTCGCCCGCCGGGGCTACATGGCCGCGGCGCTCACGCTTGTCGTCGACTGGGCCTTCGGCGAGATGGGGCTTCACCGCGTCGAGGCCGCATGCCTGCCCGAGAACGAGCCGAGCAGCGACCTGCTGCGCAAGTGCGGATTCTCCGAGGAAGGCTATGCGCGGCAATATCTCAGGATCGATGGCCGCTGGCGCGACCACCTGCTGTTCGCCATCCTGGAAGGCGATCCCCGGCCCGACTTCAGTTGA
- a CDS encoding peptidase M16 — protein sequence MTEETMHTLSNGLRVAVAPMPHVETTSVGVWVDIGARHEREEENGLAHMLEHMAFKGTARRSALQIAEEIEGAGGYINAYTSREQTAYYARVLKDDLELAVDLIADIVLASTFPEEELRRERDVIRQEIAQVNDTPDDVIFDNLQAAAFPGQAVGRSILGRPERVGAFRRDELRTFMDRGYDASRLVVAAAGAVDPDDFLKLAEARFGHVPARTMAPPEPARWHGGSMVDERKIEQVHLALGIDGVDYHDADFTAVQVMSNLLGGGMSSRLFQEVRERRGLAYSVFSFAGSMVDGGMIGVYAATDPEQLGELVPVLAEEIRRVAHDAAEEETARSRAQIKAGMVMSLESSAARLEQLARQVLIYGAPQDVGEWLARVDAVDAAGVRRVAHRLFEHAPDPAVAAIGPARLEDHDRLRARFR from the coding sequence ATGACCGAGGAGACGATGCACACGCTTTCGAACGGGCTGCGCGTGGCCGTCGCGCCCATGCCGCATGTCGAGACCACTTCCGTCGGCGTCTGGGTCGATATCGGCGCCCGCCACGAGCGCGAGGAGGAGAACGGCCTTGCCCACATGCTGGAACACATGGCCTTCAAGGGCACGGCGCGCCGCTCGGCGCTGCAGATCGCCGAGGAGATCGAGGGGGCGGGCGGCTACATCAACGCCTATACCAGCCGGGAACAGACCGCCTATTACGCCCGGGTGCTGAAGGACGACCTGGAACTCGCCGTCGACCTGATCGCCGACATCGTTCTGGCCTCCACCTTTCCCGAGGAGGAACTTCGCCGCGAGCGCGACGTGATCCGCCAGGAGATCGCACAGGTCAACGACACGCCCGACGACGTGATCTTCGACAATCTGCAGGCGGCTGCCTTTCCCGGCCAGGCCGTCGGCCGTTCCATCCTGGGCCGGCCCGAGCGCGTCGGCGCGTTCCGCCGCGATGAACTGCGGACATTCATGGACCGGGGCTACGACGCCTCCCGCCTGGTGGTCGCCGCCGCGGGCGCGGTCGATCCCGACGATTTCCTGAAACTGGCCGAAGCGCGTTTCGGGCATGTGCCGGCCCGGACGATGGCGCCGCCGGAGCCCGCCCGCTGGCACGGCGGATCGATGGTCGACGAGCGCAAGATCGAGCAGGTCCACCTGGCGCTCGGCATCGACGGTGTCGACTACCACGACGCCGACTTCACGGCCGTTCAGGTGATGTCGAACCTGCTGGGCGGGGGCATGTCCTCGCGTCTCTTCCAGGAGGTGCGCGAACGCCGCGGCCTGGCCTATTCGGTGTTCAGTTTCGCCGGCTCCATGGTCGACGGCGGCATGATCGGCGTCTACGCCGCCACCGATCCCGAGCAGCTCGGCGAACTGGTGCCGGTGCTGGCCGAGGAGATCCGCCGCGTCGCCCACGATGCCGCCGAGGAGGAAACCGCCCGGTCCCGCGCCCAGATCAAGGCCGGCATGGTGATGTCGCTGGAAAGCTCGGCGGCGCGGCTGGAGCAGCTCGCCCGGCAGGTGCTGATCTACGGCGCGCCGCAGGACGTCGGCGAATGGCTGGCCCGCGTCGATGCGGTGGACGCCGCCGGCGTGCGCCGTGTGGCGCACCGCCTGTTCGAGCATGCGCCCGATCCGGCGGTCGCGGCGATCGGCCCGGCCCGGCTGGAAGACCATGACCGGCTCAGGGCGCGGTTCCGGTAG
- a CDS encoding threonine synthase has protein sequence MNYVSTRGEAPDLNFEDVLLTGLARDGGLYVPESVPALGTDGLAGLDYAGLAAAVLAPFVDDAMPRGDLERLTRDTYAVFDHAAIAPLKQIGPNDWLMELFHGPTLAFKDFALQALGRLFDHALKRRGERVTILGATSGDTGSAAIEGCRGRDAVDIFILFPKGRVSDVQRRQMTTVEDANVHAIAVDGDFDDCQALVKAAFGDLAFRDRMNLSAVNSINWARVAAQVVYYVHGVMALGEGRRPVAFSVPSGNFGNVFAGHIARRMGLPVDRLVVGANVNDILHRFFETGAYRRQGVVPTMSPSMDIQVASNFERLLYEITGRDGLRVRAMMDSLRQSGGFEIPPAALAQVQAGFASARIDEEETLAEMRRMHAETGEVLDPHSAVGTAAARKARAAGDVPAETPLISLATAHPAKFPDAVERAVGFRPALPERLGDLMERPERAADLPNDLATLQKFIGERARIAA, from the coding sequence TTGAACTATGTGAGCACGCGGGGCGAGGCCCCCGATCTGAATTTCGAGGATGTCCTGCTGACGGGGCTGGCCCGTGATGGTGGGCTCTATGTGCCCGAATCCGTGCCGGCGCTGGGCACGGACGGGCTGGCCGGCCTGGACTATGCAGGCCTCGCGGCGGCGGTGCTGGCGCCCTTCGTCGACGACGCCATGCCGCGCGGCGATCTCGAACGCCTGACGCGCGACACCTATGCCGTCTTCGATCACGCGGCGATCGCGCCGCTGAAGCAGATCGGCCCCAACGACTGGCTGATGGAGCTGTTCCACGGTCCGACGCTGGCGTTCAAGGATTTCGCCCTGCAGGCCCTGGGCCGGCTGTTCGACCACGCCCTGAAGCGCCGCGGCGAGCGCGTCACCATCCTCGGCGCGACCTCCGGCGATACGGGCTCGGCGGCGATCGAGGGCTGCCGCGGCCGCGACGCCGTCGACATCTTCATCCTGTTCCCGAAGGGGCGGGTGTCCGACGTGCAGCGCCGGCAGATGACGACCGTCGAGGACGCGAACGTTCACGCCATCGCCGTGGACGGCGACTTCGACGACTGCCAGGCCCTGGTCAAGGCGGCCTTCGGCGATCTCGCCTTCCGCGACCGCATGAACCTCTCGGCGGTGAACTCGATCAACTGGGCCCGCGTCGCCGCGCAGGTCGTCTATTACGTCCACGGCGTCATGGCGCTGGGGGAGGGCCGGCGGCCTGTCGCGTTCTCGGTGCCGTCGGGCAATTTCGGCAATGTCTTCGCCGGCCATATCGCCCGGCGCATGGGTCTGCCGGTGGATCGCCTGGTCGTGGGCGCCAACGTCAACGACATCCTGCATCGTTTCTTCGAGACCGGCGCCTATCGCCGGCAGGGCGTGGTTCCGACCATGAGCCCGTCCATGGACATCCAGGTCGCTTCCAATTTCGAGCGGCTGCTCTACGAGATCACCGGCCGCGACGGCCTGCGCGTCCGCGCCATGATGGACAGTCTGAGGCAGTCGGGCGGCTTCGAGATTCCGCCCGCGGCCCTGGCGCAGGTGCAGGCGGGCTTCGCCTCGGCCCGCATCGACGAGGAGGAGACACTGGCCGAGATGCGGCGCATGCACGCCGAGACCGGCGAGGTCCTCGACCCGCACAGCGCCGTGGGGACGGCGGCTGCGCGCAAGGCCCGCGCCGCCGGGGACGTGCCAGCCGAGACGCCGCTGATCAGCCTGGCGACCGCGCATCCGGCGAAATTTCCCGACGCCGTCGAGCGCGCCGTCGGCTTCCGGCCGGCCCTGCCGGAGCGGCTGGGCGACCTGATGGAGCGGCCCGAGCGGGCCGCCGATCTGCCCAATGACCTGGCGACCCTGCAAAAATTCATCGGCGAGCGGGCGCGGATCGCCGCATGA
- a CDS encoding omega amino acid--pyruvate aminotransferase (catalyzes the formation of pyruvate and beta-alanine from L-alanine and 3-oxopropanoate), which produces MTYQPSVPNDLDAFWLPFTPNRQFKKEPRLVVSAKDMHYTSADGRRILDGSAGLWCVNAGHARERIVDAIKRSAETLDFAPSFMYANPMAFELATKIAELTPDPLNRIFFTNSGSEAVDTALKIALAYHRARGEGQRTRLIGRERGYHGVGFGGVSVGGIVKNRNVFGSLLTGVDHLPHTHLPAKNAFTKGEPEHGAELADELERIVQLHDPSTVAAVIVEPMAGSTGVLVPPKGYLKRLREICDRHGILLIFDEVITGFGRLGTAFAAQCFGVTPDLMTMAKGLTNAAVPMGAVAARDDIYETFMTGPEHVIELFHGYTYSAHPMACAAGIAALDLYKEEKLFDRVAGLEDYWQEAVHGLADAPNVIDIRNIGLVGAIELKAKEGAPGKRGFDAMVRAFEKGAMIRVTADIIALSPPFIISKDQIDELMATVREVLEDVE; this is translated from the coding sequence ATGACCTACCAGCCATCCGTTCCCAACGATCTGGACGCCTTCTGGCTGCCCTTCACGCCCAACCGGCAGTTCAAGAAAGAGCCCCGCCTCGTGGTGTCGGCGAAGGACATGCACTACACTTCCGCCGACGGTCGCCGGATCCTGGACGGCTCCGCCGGTCTCTGGTGCGTCAACGCCGGCCACGCCCGCGAGAGGATCGTGGACGCCATCAAGCGCAGCGCCGAGACGCTCGATTTCGCGCCGTCCTTCATGTACGCGAACCCGATGGCGTTCGAGCTGGCGACGAAGATCGCCGAGCTGACGCCGGACCCGCTGAATCGCATCTTCTTCACCAACTCGGGTTCCGAGGCCGTCGACACGGCACTGAAGATCGCACTGGCGTATCACCGCGCCCGCGGCGAAGGACAGCGCACCCGGCTGATCGGGCGGGAGCGCGGCTATCATGGCGTCGGCTTCGGCGGCGTCTCGGTGGGCGGCATCGTCAAGAACCGCAACGTTTTCGGTTCCCTGCTGACCGGCGTCGATCACCTGCCCCACACCCATCTGCCGGCGAAGAACGCCTTCACGAAGGGCGAGCCGGAGCACGGCGCCGAACTGGCCGACGAACTGGAGCGGATCGTGCAGCTTCACGACCCGTCCACCGTCGCCGCTGTGATCGTGGAGCCCATGGCCGGCTCCACCGGCGTGCTGGTGCCGCCGAAGGGCTATCTGAAGCGCCTCCGGGAGATCTGCGACCGTCATGGCATCCTGCTGATCTTCGACGAGGTCATCACCGGGTTCGGCCGTCTGGGCACCGCCTTCGCCGCCCAGTGTTTCGGCGTGACGCCGGACCTGATGACCATGGCCAAGGGCCTGACCAACGCCGCCGTGCCGATGGGCGCGGTCGCCGCGCGCGACGACATCTACGAGACCTTCATGACCGGGCCGGAGCACGTGATCGAGCTGTTCCACGGCTATACCTATTCCGCTCATCCGATGGCCTGCGCGGCCGGCATCGCCGCCCTCGACCTCTACAAGGAGGAGAAGCTGTTCGACCGGGTCGCCGGACTGGAGGACTACTGGCAGGAAGCCGTCCACGGCCTGGCCGACGCGCCCAACGTCATCGACATCCGCAATATCGGCCTGGTCGGAGCCATCGAGCTGAAGGCGAAGGAGGGCGCGCCGGGCAAGCGCGGCTTCGACGCCATGGTGCGCGCCTTCGAGAAGGGCGCGATGATCCGGGTGACCGCCGACATCATCGCGCTGTCGCCGCCGTTCATCATCTCGAAGGATCAGATCGACGAACTCATGGCGACCGTCCGCGAGGTGCTGGAGGACGTCGAGTAG
- a CDS encoding short chain dehydrogenase: protein MTTAGAALITGAAKRIGRAIALALAADGRPVAVHYNGSQAEAEATVREIEAAGGRAAALQADLADHDAVTGLAAAAAARLGCPVEVLVNNASLFENDNIRSVSRESFDRHMAVNLRAPLFLAQGFAAALPEDRRGNIINLIDMRVWKPTPGFMSYTLSKSGLEMLTRTLAMGLAPRIRVNAIGPGPVLANERQTDAQFERQWRSTLLRRGAEPEEIAEGVRFILSAPSLTGQMIALDGGQHIPWPPARAGDDSLDG, encoded by the coding sequence ATGACGACGGCGGGCGCGGCCCTGATCACCGGCGCCGCGAAACGGATCGGCCGCGCCATCGCCCTCGCTCTGGCCGCGGACGGCCGCCCCGTGGCGGTCCACTACAACGGCTCGCAGGCGGAGGCCGAGGCCACGGTGCGCGAAATCGAGGCGGCTGGCGGCCGCGCGGCGGCGCTGCAGGCCGATCTGGCGGATCACGACGCGGTAACCGGCCTGGCGGCTGCCGCGGCGGCACGGCTCGGCTGCCCGGTCGAGGTGCTGGTCAACAACGCCTCGCTGTTCGAAAACGACAACATTCGCAGCGTCAGCCGTGAAAGCTTCGATCGCCACATGGCGGTCAACCTGCGTGCGCCGCTGTTCCTGGCCCAGGGCTTCGCCGCGGCCCTGCCGGAAGACCGCAGGGGCAATATCATCAACCTGATCGACATGCGGGTCTGGAAGCCGACGCCGGGCTTCATGTCCTATACCCTCAGCAAGTCGGGTCTGGAGATGCTGACCCGCACCCTGGCCATGGGCCTGGCGCCCAGGATCAGGGTGAACGCCATCGGGCCGGGTCCCGTACTGGCCAACGAACGCCAGACCGATGCGCAATTCGAGCGGCAATGGCGTTCGACGCTGCTCCGCCGTGGCGCCGAGCCGGAGGAAATCGCCGAGGGCGTCAGGTTCATCCTCTCGGCGCCCTCGTTGACGGGACAGATGATTGCGCTCGACGGCGGCCAGCACATTCCGTGGCCGCCGGCGCGGGCCGGCGACGACAGCCTGGACGGCTGA
- a CDS encoding haloalkane dehalogenase (catalyzes the cleavage of carbon-halogen bonds in aliphatic compounds forming a primary alcohol and a halide) gives MAPSADEHPKQSVTVHGRKMAFVEMGEGDPIVFLHGNPTSSYLWRNIMPHAAGLGRCIAPDLIGMGDSEKLPDSGPDRYRFVEHRRYLDGFLEAVGVERNAVFVIHDWGSALGFDWANRHRGAVQGICYMEAIVRPMDWDEFNQDARPVFEGFRSEAGEKMVLDKNTFVERVLPGSVLRGLTEDEMAVYRRPFAEPGEGRRPTLTWPRQIPLDGEPEDVVAIVGDYADWMAANELPKLFVNAEPGAILIGAQREFCRSWKNQREVTVKGSHFVQEDSPEEIGQALAGWLREIR, from the coding sequence ATGGCGCCATCGGCAGACGAACATCCGAAGCAGTCGGTCACTGTCCATGGCCGCAAGATGGCATTTGTGGAGATGGGCGAAGGCGATCCGATCGTCTTTCTTCACGGCAATCCGACATCCTCTTATCTCTGGCGGAACATCATGCCCCACGCCGCCGGGCTGGGCCGCTGCATCGCGCCGGACCTGATCGGCATGGGCGATTCCGAGAAGCTGCCTGACTCCGGACCCGACCGTTACCGCTTCGTGGAGCATCGCCGGTATCTGGATGGCTTCCTCGAGGCCGTGGGCGTTGAGCGCAACGCGGTCTTCGTCATTCACGACTGGGGTTCGGCGCTGGGTTTCGACTGGGCCAACCGCCATCGCGGGGCGGTGCAGGGCATCTGCTACATGGAGGCCATCGTGCGCCCCATGGACTGGGACGAGTTCAACCAAGACGCTCGTCCGGTCTTCGAAGGTTTCCGTTCGGAGGCCGGCGAGAAGATGGTGCTGGACAAGAACACCTTCGTCGAACGCGTGCTGCCCGGATCGGTGCTGCGCGGCCTGACTGAGGACGAAATGGCCGTCTATCGCCGGCCCTTCGCGGAGCCCGGCGAGGGTCGGCGGCCGACGCTGACCTGGCCGCGGCAGATTCCGCTCGACGGCGAACCAGAGGACGTGGTCGCCATCGTCGGCGACTATGCGGACTGGATGGCCGCGAACGAGCTGCCGAAGCTTTTCGTCAATGCCGAGCCCGGAGCGATCCTGATCGGGGCGCAGCGCGAGTTCTGCCGAAGCTGGAAGAACCAGAGGGAAGTCACCGTCAAGGGCAGCCATTTCGTCCAGGAGGACAGCCCCGAAGAGATCGGCCAGGCGCTGGCCGGCTGGCTGCGGGAGATCCGCTGA
- a CDS encoding precorrin-4 C(11)-methyltransferase encodes MTVYFIGAGPGDPELITVKGLRLIRSCPVCLYAGSLVPRAVVEAAPEGAAVMDTAPMTLDQIVAELQAADERGEDVARVHSGDPSLYGAIAEQIRRLDALGIDWQVIPGVPAFAAAAAAIGKELTVPEIAQTVVLTRTSMKASAMPPGEDLDTIGRTGATLAIHLSVRNLREVEARLTPHYGADCPVVVAYRVGWPDQQFIHGTLADIRAKVRAAKITRTALILVGPALAAHGFRDSALYDANHAHVLRTGRG; translated from the coding sequence ATGACCGTCTACTTCATCGGCGCCGGTCCCGGGGATCCGGAACTCATCACCGTCAAGGGCCTGCGGCTCATCCGGTCCTGCCCGGTCTGCCTCTATGCCGGTTCGCTGGTGCCGCGTGCGGTCGTCGAAGCCGCGCCCGAGGGGGCAGCGGTGATGGATACCGCGCCCATGACACTGGATCAGATCGTCGCCGAGCTGCAGGCGGCCGACGAAAGGGGGGAGGACGTCGCCCGCGTGCATTCCGGCGATCCGTCGCTCTACGGCGCCATCGCCGAGCAGATTCGCCGCCTCGACGCACTCGGCATCGATTGGCAGGTGATCCCGGGCGTGCCGGCCTTTGCCGCCGCCGCCGCCGCCATCGGCAAGGAACTGACGGTGCCGGAGATCGCCCAGACGGTGGTGCTGACCCGGACGTCGATGAAGGCCTCGGCGATGCCGCCCGGGGAGGATCTGGACACCATCGGCCGCACCGGCGCGACGCTGGCCATCCATTTATCCGTGCGCAATCTGCGCGAGGTCGAAGCGCGATTGACGCCGCATTACGGCGCCGACTGCCCCGTCGTCGTCGCCTATCGCGTGGGCTGGCCGGACCAGCAGTTCATCCACGGCACCCTGGCGGACATCCGCGCCAAGGTGCGGGCGGCCAAGATCACGCGCACGGCGCTGATCCTGGTCGGGCCGGCGCTCGCAGCCCACGGCTTCAGGGATTCCGCGCTTTACGACGCCAATCACGCCCACGTCCTCCGGACAGGCCGCGGCTGA
- a CDS encoding precorrin-3B C(17)-methyltransferase: MTPAIIVLDENGAALARRLAAQLGAEVHGLAGRVAEADHRFERVAEHVAALFLAGRPVIGVCAAGILIRALGPHLTDKRAEPPVLAVSGDGASVVPLLGGHRGANELARRIAGVVGGHAALTTAGEAAFGVALDAPPAGWRLGNPANAKSVMAALVAGGGAAVEGELPWPADAIPAGDAVRLIGTHAPVAGDDRTLVYHPQRHVIGVGCARDCPPEELRDLVVSALAGAEVASGAAACIASIDIKADEAAILALAAELDRPFRLFDAATLEAETPRLANPSDVVFAEVGCHGVAEAAALAGAGPEGILVVEKRKSANATVAVARAPAALDADRIGRPPGRLDVVGIGPGTPAWRTPEAVRLIAAADEIVGYGLYLDLIADIAPRARMTAFPLGEETARCAWALEQAGKGRRVALVSSGDAGIYAMAALVEELVAEGKVSDAARRVAVHVSPGISALQAAAARIGAPLGHDFCTVSLSDLLTPWATIRARVEAAAAGDFVVAFYNPVSRRRRHQLAEAREILLTRRPPETPVVLATDLGRPAEAVRVTTLGALSVDEVDMLTVVLVGSTASRTYRAAGRTRVYTPRGYAAKEESA, from the coding sequence ATGACTCCTGCCATCATCGTGCTGGATGAGAATGGCGCGGCGCTGGCCCGGCGGCTGGCGGCCCAGCTCGGGGCTGAGGTCCACGGGCTGGCAGGCCGCGTTGCCGAGGCCGATCACCGGTTCGAGCGCGTGGCCGAACACGTCGCTGCGCTCTTTCTCGCCGGCCGGCCCGTGATCGGAGTCTGCGCCGCCGGCATCCTGATCCGCGCCCTCGGGCCGCACCTCACGGACAAACGCGCGGAGCCCCCCGTGCTGGCCGTCTCCGGCGACGGGGCAAGCGTCGTCCCATTGCTTGGCGGTCACCGCGGCGCCAACGAACTGGCCCGTCGGATCGCCGGGGTGGTCGGCGGTCACGCGGCACTGACCACGGCGGGGGAGGCCGCCTTCGGCGTGGCGCTGGACGCGCCGCCTGCGGGCTGGCGGCTGGGCAATCCGGCAAACGCGAAGAGCGTGATGGCGGCGCTCGTGGCCGGCGGCGGCGCGGCCGTCGAGGGCGAGCTGCCCTGGCCAGCCGACGCCATCCCCGCCGGCGATGCCGTGCGGCTGATCGGAACCCACGCCCCGGTGGCCGGTGACGACCGGACGCTGGTCTACCATCCGCAGCGGCATGTGATCGGCGTCGGCTGCGCCCGGGACTGCCCGCCAGAGGAACTGCGCGATCTGGTGGTGTCGGCCCTGGCCGGCGCGGAGGTCGCCTCGGGGGCGGCGGCCTGCATTGCCTCCATCGATATCAAGGCCGACGAGGCGGCGATCCTGGCGCTGGCGGCCGAACTCGACCGGCCATTCCGGCTTTTCGACGCGGCCACGCTGGAGGCCGAGACGCCGCGCCTTGCCAACCCCTCCGACGTCGTGTTCGCCGAGGTCGGCTGTCACGGCGTCGCCGAGGCCGCGGCCCTGGCCGGCGCGGGACCCGAGGGCATTCTGGTGGTCGAGAAGCGGAAATCGGCGAACGCCACGGTCGCGGTCGCCCGCGCGCCGGCGGCGCTGGACGCTGACCGGATCGGCCGCCCGCCGGGCCGGCTCGACGTCGTCGGCATCGGGCCGGGCACGCCGGCCTGGCGGACACCGGAGGCCGTCCGCCTGATCGCCGCCGCCGACGAAATCGTCGGCTACGGCCTCTATCTCGACCTCATCGCCGACATTGCGCCGCGCGCCCGCATGACCGCCTTCCCGCTGGGCGAGGAGACGGCGCGCTGCGCCTGGGCCCTGGAACAGGCGGGGAAGGGCCGGCGGGTGGCGCTGGTCTCGTCTGGCGACGCCGGCATCTACGCCATGGCGGCGCTGGTGGAGGAACTGGTGGCCGAGGGGAAGGTCTCCGACGCCGCCCGCCGGGTCGCCGTGCATGTCAGCCCGGGCATCTCCGCGCTGCAGGCCGCGGCCGCCCGGATCGGGGCGCCGCTGGGCCATGACTTCTGCACCGTCTCCCTGTCGGACCTGCTGACGCCCTGGGCGACGATCCGCGCCCGCGTCGAGGCCGCCGCCGCCGGGGACTTCGTCGTCGCCTTCTACAATCCCGTCTCGCGCCGTCGCCGCCATCAGCTCGCCGAGGCGCGCGAGATCCTGCTGACCCGCCGCCCGCCGGAGACACCGGTCGTTCTGGCGACCGACCTGGGCCGCCCGGCGGAAGCCGTCCGCGTCACCACGCTGGGGGCGCTGAGCGTCGACGAGGTCGACATGCTGACCGTCGTGCTTGTCGGCTCCACGGCCAGCCGGACCTATCGCGCCGCCGGCCGGACGCGCGTCTACACACCGCGCGGCTATGCCGCCAAGGAGGAAAGCGCATGA